A stretch of Spirosoma oryzicola DNA encodes these proteins:
- a CDS encoding TerC/Alx family metal homeostasis membrane protein gives MFSNETVFFLGFAAFVLLIMAIDLGAFTKQKSHVVAFKEAAIWSAIWVALSIAFYFFLQHFGYLVHGITDMARLEEVRNRYAEHVKLIPNNFPASLERFQANMSLEYITGYLVEYSLSADNIFVFILIFKSFGVQPRYFKKILVWGILGAIILRMVFIFLGSALIQRFEWIMYLFGAFLVYTGLQLFFQKDEDETIEPASHPVVRFASKYLSIYPRNVSDNFFIRRKSDKKLFVTPLFIIVIVIAFTDIVFAVDSIPAIFSITKDPYIVFFSNVFAIMGLRSMFFFLSSIISKFRFLKVGLAVLLTFIGAKMLAEHWLAGIGFTPIYSLYVIVGILGISILASLLIPENKSESTKTPV, from the coding sequence ATGTTTTCAAACGAAACTGTATTCTTTCTAGGCTTTGCCGCGTTCGTTCTGCTTATTATGGCTATTGACTTGGGAGCATTTACCAAGCAGAAGAGCCATGTAGTAGCGTTTAAGGAGGCAGCCATTTGGAGCGCTATCTGGGTCGCTCTTTCGATTGCCTTCTATTTCTTTCTACAACACTTCGGTTATCTCGTTCATGGTATTACCGACATGGCCCGACTGGAGGAAGTTCGCAACCGATACGCTGAACATGTAAAGCTAATACCTAACAATTTTCCGGCCAGTTTAGAGCGGTTCCAGGCTAATATGTCACTGGAATACATTACGGGGTATCTCGTAGAATATTCCTTATCTGCCGACAATATTTTCGTTTTTATTCTGATTTTCAAGTCGTTCGGCGTCCAACCACGTTACTTTAAAAAGATATTAGTTTGGGGAATTTTAGGCGCAATCATCTTACGGATGGTATTCATTTTCCTCGGTTCCGCCCTGATCCAACGGTTCGAATGGATTATGTACTTATTTGGTGCGTTTTTGGTTTATACAGGCTTACAACTGTTTTTTCAGAAAGACGAAGATGAAACGATTGAACCCGCTAGTCATCCAGTGGTCCGATTTGCCAGCAAATATTTGAGTATTTACCCCCGCAATGTCTCAGATAACTTTTTTATTCGGCGGAAATCGGACAAGAAGCTATTTGTAACGCCCCTGTTCATCATTGTTATCGTCATTGCCTTTACGGATATTGTCTTTGCCGTTGATTCCATTCCGGCGATTTTTTCGATCACGAAAGACCCATACATTGTTTTCTTCTCGAACGTATTCGCCATCATGGGGCTTCGCTCTATGTTCTTCTTCCTGTCGAGCATCATTAGCAAGTTCCGATTCCTGAAAGTAGGACTGGCCGTACTACTTACGTTTATTGGTGCAAAAATGCTGGCTGAACACTGGCTTGCCGGCATAGGATTTACGCCGATTTATTCACTGTACGTTATTGTTGGTATCTTAGGAATCAGCATCTTGGCTTCGCTGCTGATTCCAGAAAACAAATCTGAATCGACTAAAACCCCGGTGTGA
- a CDS encoding glycosyltransferase family 2 protein, with product MFNNKKVIVVMPAYRAALTLERTYREIPFDLVDDVILVDDASPDNTVEVARQLGIRHVIRHDINKGYGGNQKTCYAKALELGADIVIMLHPDYQYTPMLLPAMISIIGNGLYPVVFASRILGKGALKGGMPMYKYVANRFLTFAQNLLMNQKLSEYHTGYRAFSGEVLRSLDFSHNSDDFIFDNEMIAQIFYKGYEIAEVTCPTKYFEEASSINFRRSSIYGLGVLRTSLFYCLTKLGLMRWKILT from the coding sequence ATGTTTAATAATAAAAAAGTTATTGTAGTAATGCCCGCTTATCGGGCTGCGCTAACGTTGGAGCGTACCTACCGAGAAATCCCTTTTGACTTAGTAGACGATGTGATTCTGGTTGATGATGCCAGCCCTGATAATACCGTTGAAGTGGCTCGGCAACTAGGTATCCGGCACGTCATTCGGCATGATATAAATAAAGGGTACGGTGGGAATCAAAAGACCTGCTACGCCAAAGCGCTGGAATTAGGAGCCGATATTGTAATCATGTTACATCCTGATTATCAGTACACGCCAATGCTTTTGCCTGCCATGATCTCAATAATCGGCAATGGGCTATATCCGGTTGTCTTTGCGTCGCGTATCCTGGGTAAAGGCGCGCTGAAGGGCGGTATGCCTATGTACAAATACGTTGCTAACCGGTTTTTAACATTTGCCCAAAACCTGCTGATGAATCAGAAACTGTCGGAGTACCACACGGGTTACCGGGCATTTTCGGGTGAGGTATTACGCAGCTTAGACTTTAGCCATAACTCGGACGATTTCATTTTCGATAATGAAATGATCGCCCAGATTTTTTACAAAGGCTACGAGATTGCCGAAGTAACCTGCCCTACAAAATACTTTGAAGAAGCCTCGTCGATTAACTTTCGGCGGAGCTCGATCTACGGATTGGGCGTTTTACGCACGTCGTTGTTTTACTGCCTTACAAAGCTAGGCTTAATGCGTTGGAAGATTCTGACGTAG
- a CDS encoding UbiA family prenyltransferase yields MFWFAVSQSAAPSVGKSILVLIVVHLLLYPASNAYNSYFDKDEGSIGGLEAPPPVDKDLYWVSWLLDGIALLLGMFVNWPFIVYLLVYGFVTKAYSHDRIRLKKYPILSWFLISFLQGGITYVMTYISINDLPMSSLAQPKLLFGGVLATLNLMALYPVTQVYQHEEDARRGDMTISRLLGVRGTFFTAIAIYIFSLIGFYKYFDGSYIVLLYLLFLMPAIVFFLRWFWRVHQNAHFANYRYTMRMMWISSIGLNSFFLLLIVLTR; encoded by the coding sequence ATGTTCTGGTTTGCTGTCAGTCAGTCAGCAGCACCTTCTGTCGGAAAGTCGATTCTTGTCTTGATCGTTGTCCATCTGTTGCTTTATCCCGCCAGTAACGCCTACAACAGCTATTTTGATAAAGATGAAGGAAGTATTGGCGGCTTAGAAGCTCCGCCCCCGGTCGATAAAGACCTTTATTGGGTATCGTGGTTACTGGACGGCATAGCGCTTTTGTTGGGAATGTTTGTAAACTGGCCTTTCATTGTTTACCTGCTCGTTTATGGCTTCGTGACCAAAGCGTACAGCCACGACCGAATTCGGCTAAAGAAATACCCAATCCTAAGCTGGTTCCTGATTAGTTTTCTTCAGGGAGGAATAACGTACGTCATGACGTATATTTCGATCAATGATTTGCCCATGTCGTCTTTAGCGCAGCCCAAGCTACTTTTTGGCGGAGTATTGGCCACGCTGAATCTGATGGCGCTTTACCCCGTTACACAAGTATATCAGCATGAAGAGGATGCTCGTCGGGGTGATATGACCATTAGCCGACTCTTAGGGGTTCGGGGAACGTTCTTCACTGCTATTGCCATTTATATTTTCTCGCTTATTGGATTCTATAAGTATTTCGATGGAAGCTATATCGTGTTGCTGTACTTGTTGTTCTTAATGCCTGCCATCGTCTTTTTTCTCCGTTGGTTTTGGCGCGTACATCAGAATGCGCATTTTGCCAATTATCGATACACCATGCGTATGATGTGGATATCGAGCATCGGTCTCAACAGTTTTTTTCTGCTGCTGATTGTATTAACCCGTTAA
- a CDS encoding RNA polymerase sigma factor, translating into MKKARLADEQLVNSFQNTNSPDSFEALYSRYVSKVYHKCLSITKDSEAAQDYTQDIFIKVFNKLDSFQNQSTFSTWLYSIAHNYCLDQLRISKRLTTEPLSDEQANGLPETSSAFVLEERIEELEGVLNQLPKEEVKLLRQKHEQGLSIRALSQQYGISESAVKMRLKRSREKLQKLYAKQLLE; encoded by the coding sequence ATGAAAAAAGCCAGGCTAGCCGATGAGCAACTGGTTAACTCGTTTCAAAACACGAATTCACCTGATAGCTTTGAAGCACTTTATAGTCGGTATGTGAGTAAAGTTTACCACAAATGCCTTTCCATTACCAAGGATTCTGAAGCCGCTCAGGACTATACGCAAGACATTTTTATTAAAGTATTCAATAAGCTGGACTCCTTCCAGAACCAGTCTACTTTCTCAACTTGGCTTTACTCTATTGCCCATAATTATTGTCTGGATCAGCTTCGGATCAGTAAACGCCTGACAACAGAGCCGTTATCAGACGAACAAGCGAACGGCCTTCCCGAAACCAGTTCGGCTTTTGTGCTCGAAGAACGTATCGAAGAGCTTGAAGGCGTACTTAATCAGCTACCCAAAGAGGAGGTCAAGCTGTTACGACAGAAACATGAACAAGGATTATCCATCCGGGCGCTCAGCCAACAGTATGGCATTTCGGAAAGTGCAGTTAAAATGCGGCTTAAGCGCTCGCGGGAGAAGCTTCAAAAACTGTACGCAAAGCAGCTTCTGGAGTAA
- a CDS encoding DUF72 domain-containing protein, translated as MGIYIGTSGWSYDHWQGVLYPDHTPVHKRLDYYMQQFQTVELNSSFYRWPKQSTFVQWYQRLPENFLLSVKAPRGLTHAKKLYAPEIWMERIKACWHELREKRAVLLVQLSPQHVYDYNRLAYFLEQIPHWMQVAVEFRHVSWHNESTFSLLEQHRVAYCIMSGAQLPCLLLSTAPFVYVRLHGPDHQYLYGGSYSDTDLQWWADRINEWTGAGKDVYVYFNNDGAGNAVRNAQRLQRMVAIQ; from the coding sequence ATGGGCATTTACATTGGAACGTCCGGTTGGAGTTATGATCACTGGCAAGGTGTTCTATACCCGGATCATACGCCAGTTCATAAGCGGTTAGATTACTATATGCAGCAGTTTCAAACGGTAGAATTGAACAGCAGTTTTTACCGTTGGCCTAAACAATCTACGTTTGTTCAATGGTATCAGCGGTTACCCGAAAATTTTCTCTTATCCGTTAAAGCGCCTAGGGGACTGACTCACGCAAAAAAACTGTATGCCCCCGAGATCTGGATGGAACGGATCAAAGCGTGCTGGCACGAGTTGCGTGAGAAAAGGGCGGTTTTACTCGTACAACTGTCTCCTCAGCATGTTTACGATTACAATCGGTTGGCTTATTTTCTGGAACAAATTCCCCATTGGATGCAAGTAGCGGTAGAATTTAGACACGTGAGCTGGCATAACGAGTCTACTTTTTCACTGCTGGAACAACATCGGGTAGCTTACTGCATTATGAGCGGGGCTCAGCTACCATGTTTACTATTGAGTACAGCTCCTTTTGTGTACGTTCGATTGCATGGCCCAGATCATCAGTACTTGTATGGCGGTTCTTATTCAGATACCGATTTGCAGTGGTGGGCTGATCGAATTAACGAATGGACTGGTGCAGGAAAAGATGTGTATGTATACTTCAACAACGACGGAGCGGGTAATGCCGTTCGTAATGCACAGAGATTACAAAGAATGGTAGCCATCCAATAA
- a CDS encoding type III polyketide synthase, producing the protein MRSQSDGYINAIGTAVPDFYASQQHAAEFMADLLQFDERERRRLMTLYRYTRIEKRHTVMADYTRPPGEFTFYPNTPGMEPFPTVSQRMGVYRQEAVPLALKAIHNCFSSYPDFDPQTITHLITVSCTGLYAPGPDIEIIEALGLPTTTQRLAINFMGCYGAFNGLKAANAIVRAEPEAKVLVVCVELCTIHFQKKTDTDYLLSNALFADGSAAVLVESKPRPDQSFRLRSFYCDLLPEGKDAMAWHVSDFGFEMTLTAEVPNHIQRGIGQLMHRLLTQCDLTLSDIGQYALHPGGRRILEVIEAELGITANDDRYAYNVLRQYGNMSSATVLFVLKAIWEDLHSGAAEVDTNRPNILSCAFGPGLTLEAMVLEALTQESVLSSTYATSESSNALSLAL; encoded by the coding sequence ATGCGATCTCAATCTGACGGTTATATTAATGCCATTGGTACGGCGGTACCGGATTTTTACGCGTCACAACAGCACGCGGCTGAGTTTATGGCCGATCTTCTTCAGTTTGATGAACGCGAGCGTCGTCGCCTGATGACTTTATATCGCTATACACGAATTGAAAAGCGTCACACAGTCATGGCTGACTATACGCGGCCACCAGGCGAGTTTACATTTTACCCAAATACGCCCGGTATGGAGCCGTTTCCAACGGTGAGCCAACGAATGGGTGTTTATCGGCAGGAAGCAGTTCCACTGGCTTTGAAAGCTATACACAACTGTTTTAGCAGTTACCCTGATTTCGATCCACAAACAATAACTCACCTGATTACGGTAAGTTGCACGGGGCTATACGCTCCTGGTCCGGACATTGAAATCATTGAAGCTCTTGGTTTACCGACAACTACGCAACGACTAGCGATCAACTTCATGGGTTGTTACGGCGCTTTTAACGGTCTCAAAGCCGCTAACGCGATTGTCCGAGCAGAACCAGAAGCAAAAGTGCTAGTTGTTTGCGTTGAGTTATGTACCATTCACTTCCAGAAAAAGACCGATACGGATTACCTTTTGTCAAACGCTTTGTTTGCGGATGGGTCAGCAGCGGTACTGGTTGAGAGTAAACCGCGCCCTGATCAATCGTTCCGCTTACGGTCTTTCTACTGTGACCTACTACCCGAAGGAAAAGATGCAATGGCCTGGCATGTGAGTGATTTTGGCTTTGAGATGACGCTTACCGCCGAAGTTCCGAATCATATCCAGCGTGGAATCGGCCAACTAATGCATCGATTATTGACTCAATGTGATTTGACGCTGTCGGATATCGGCCAGTATGCACTGCACCCAGGTGGACGTCGGATTCTGGAGGTGATTGAGGCTGAACTAGGGATCACCGCTAACGATGACCGTTATGCCTACAATGTACTTCGGCAATACGGAAATATGTCTTCAGCGACGGTTTTATTTGTTCTTAAAGCGATTTGGGAAGATTTACATTCGGGAGCTGCTGAGGTAGACACGAACCGGCCCAATATTCTGAGCTGCGCCTTTGGGCCGGGCTTGACATTAGAAGCGATGGTACTCGAAGCACTTACTCAGGAATCTGTTCTGTCGTCGACCTACGCTACGTCAGAATCTTCCAACGCATTAAGCCTAGCTTTGTAA
- a CDS encoding DUF2490 domain-containing protein — protein sequence MKHLLLTGLVGLAGTLTCLGQASRLKDANTLCWFVYAGDHQIAKKWAIHTEFQERRVDWVQQPQQLLARLGFVRTLTERVEVSGGYTYFQSYRYGNYPEVMGRAEPENRLYEDISLKDQLGRLGLTHRLRLEQRWLGSRDQSGQGAVQEWEYQNRIRYQLSLEFPLQGKTIEDKEWYLNAFDELFIGFGRNVNDNVFNQNRLSSGLGYQFTNNAKLELNYLYQIRQHADPDPASSRSVVELNSGIWVNVLYNLDFTKKQ from the coding sequence ATGAAGCACCTCTTATTGACTGGCCTTGTTGGACTGGCTGGTACACTTACCTGTTTAGGGCAGGCATCCCGATTAAAGGATGCGAATACGTTATGTTGGTTTGTTTACGCTGGCGATCATCAGATCGCAAAAAAATGGGCAATTCATACCGAGTTCCAGGAACGCCGGGTTGACTGGGTACAACAGCCGCAACAGCTATTGGCACGGCTGGGGTTCGTTCGTACACTAACCGAACGCGTGGAAGTGTCGGGAGGGTATACTTATTTTCAAAGCTATCGTTATGGTAACTATCCGGAGGTAATGGGCCGTGCGGAGCCGGAAAACAGACTTTATGAAGATATCTCGCTGAAGGACCAACTGGGTCGTTTGGGGCTGACACATCGCCTTCGGTTAGAGCAGCGCTGGTTGGGCTCGCGTGACCAGAGCGGTCAGGGGGCTGTACAGGAGTGGGAATATCAAAACCGTATCCGCTATCAATTATCGCTGGAATTTCCGCTACAGGGCAAAACAATTGAGGATAAAGAATGGTATTTGAATGCCTTTGATGAATTATTTATAGGGTTTGGTCGAAACGTGAATGACAACGTTTTTAATCAGAACCGCTTGTCTAGTGGCCTGGGCTATCAATTTACTAACAATGCCAAACTAGAGCTAAACTATCTCTATCAAATCAGGCAACATGCTGACCCAGACCCGGCCTCCAGTCGGTCGGTTGTTGAACTCAACAGTGGTATCTGGGTAAACGTACTGTACAACCTTGACTTTACGAAGAAGCAATAA
- a CDS encoding LytR/AlgR family response regulator transcription factor, with protein MSTELYIDRKTVLLIKDIVRLEGTGNYTKIFAREGKSFTSSKTLKTLAAELPELPDFIRINKTHLINAGYITGYQYDMGGDGKKFLVVSMTDGSSLIVSRNRELALRRLLTNT; from the coding sequence ATGTCAACAGAACTTTACATTGATCGTAAAACTGTGTTGCTAATCAAGGATATCGTTCGATTAGAAGGAACAGGTAATTACACAAAGATATTCGCAAGAGAAGGGAAGTCATTTACAAGCAGTAAGACATTGAAAACCCTAGCTGCGGAATTACCAGAACTACCTGATTTTATTCGTATTAATAAAACTCACCTTATCAACGCAGGCTATATTACTGGATATCAGTACGACATGGGAGGTGACGGTAAGAAATTTCTGGTTGTGTCAATGACGGATGGAAGTTCACTAATCGTTAGCCGCAACCGAGAGTTGGCGCTAAGGAGGTTGTTGACTAATACGTAG
- a CDS encoding Na+/H+ antiporter, producing MSGQLHNLIFLCLGLVFSVSLLVIVAQKVKIAYPVFLVLAGLAVSFVPIVPAIHIDPELVFVVILPPILFDAANNMSLKALWKWRRIISVMALGFVLFTATAVAFVSYWLIPGFTLSQGFLLGAIISPPDAAAAVSVLRYTRLPKSVVSILEGESLLNDATSLTLFQFALAAITTHNFVWFEAVTGFVIVVISGIGIGLAFGLLSYIIYKWLPTNANVDVAFSIVLPYLMYLSAEAVHSSGVLAVVSGGLFTAYQAHFIFSHQSRLKAAALWSSVVFILNAVIFFLIGLQLPEITESIKSIPVLTAFNYALIITLVVIIVRIISGFTSSAFTRFISRYITVAQSNPGWRNPIIIGWVGMRGVVSLASAASIPLLLPNGQPFPDRNLFLFITFVVIIVTLVGQGLSLPWVIRKVKPEAFPNAKSDDQQRLEIELELYHVAFDKLTSGYALDIQHNSLLEYRAQFLKHKLQLLKEANSDDGTRARAVHLIGHFQQIMMEVTEQERKKLHSFRKRADYDDDVIRAIEHRLDLEEEQLQEDSDDL from the coding sequence ATGTCAGGACAACTACACAACCTTATTTTTCTCTGTTTAGGTTTGGTCTTTAGTGTCTCCCTACTGGTCATCGTTGCTCAGAAAGTAAAGATAGCTTACCCTGTTTTTCTGGTATTAGCTGGTTTAGCCGTAAGCTTCGTACCCATTGTTCCAGCTATACACATTGATCCGGAATTAGTTTTTGTGGTCATACTACCGCCCATCTTGTTCGATGCCGCAAATAATATGTCTCTCAAAGCCTTGTGGAAATGGCGACGAATTATCAGCGTAATGGCTCTGGGCTTTGTCTTGTTCACGGCAACTGCCGTTGCCTTTGTTAGTTACTGGCTTATCCCCGGCTTTACGCTTAGTCAAGGCTTCTTACTGGGCGCCATCATATCGCCACCGGATGCCGCTGCTGCCGTTTCGGTATTAAGGTACACCCGGCTTCCTAAAAGCGTTGTTTCTATTCTCGAAGGAGAAAGTTTGCTCAACGATGCCACCAGCTTGACGCTGTTTCAGTTTGCGCTGGCCGCTATCACGACGCATAATTTCGTTTGGTTTGAAGCCGTAACTGGATTTGTTATCGTCGTGATTTCCGGCATTGGGATTGGTCTTGCCTTTGGTTTGTTATCGTATATCATTTATAAATGGCTACCAACCAATGCAAACGTTGACGTTGCTTTCTCAATCGTTTTACCGTACCTGATGTACCTTTCGGCCGAAGCTGTTCATTCATCCGGCGTTCTGGCGGTAGTAAGTGGTGGACTGTTTACCGCTTATCAGGCTCATTTTATTTTTTCGCACCAGAGTCGCTTAAAGGCAGCCGCTCTTTGGTCGTCGGTCGTCTTTATTCTGAATGCCGTCATTTTCTTCTTGATTGGTTTACAACTTCCCGAAATCACCGAATCGATAAAGAGTATACCCGTTCTTACCGCATTCAACTATGCCCTGATTATTACACTGGTCGTCATTATCGTGCGAATTATATCCGGCTTTACCAGTTCAGCATTTACCCGGTTTATCAGCCGGTATATTACGGTGGCTCAGAGCAATCCCGGCTGGCGGAACCCGATTATTATTGGCTGGGTCGGTATGAGGGGCGTTGTATCGTTAGCGTCCGCAGCTTCCATCCCTTTATTGTTACCCAATGGCCAGCCCTTTCCGGACCGAAATCTTTTCCTGTTCATTACGTTTGTTGTCATCATTGTTACGCTGGTAGGCCAAGGTCTTTCGCTACCCTGGGTGATTCGCAAGGTGAAGCCCGAAGCATTTCCTAACGCGAAGTCTGATGATCAGCAGCGGCTAGAAATCGAGTTGGAATTGTATCACGTCGCTTTCGATAAATTGACTTCAGGCTATGCGCTTGATATTCAGCACAATAGCCTGCTTGAGTACCGAGCTCAGTTCCTGAAACACAAGTTACAATTGTTGAAAGAAGCGAACAGCGATGACGGTACACGAGCAAGAGCGGTTCACTTGATCGGCCACTTTCAACAGATTATGATGGAAGTAACGGAACAGGAACGCAAAAAACTACACTCTTTTCGGAAGCGGGCGGACTATGACGACGATGTAATCCGCGCTATTGAGCACAGACTAGATCTGGAGGAAGAACAATTACAAGAAGATAGCGACGATCTATAG
- a CDS encoding S1/P1 nuclease, with protein sequence MKRLFQSILVFIGLVFITLPAALGWNKATHMAIGAMAYQELNTTSPQLLPKLLTILKQHPYFQNRWAPQMAALKLSQQEQDEYLFMLAARWPDDVKGTDPYHDHFSWHFINYVYAPQQGIARSDSALPTGETILQAYALNRQLLKSNVADSSKAIALCWLFHLTGDVHMPLHTSALVGTQFPQGDKGGNLFKIKLALSSNTTNLHSFWDGMLLNSDDYHSADSLATQERAAFSRTQLPQLGNLDLIDWSKESFQLAQDNVYRNNTLQAGSETEGSVLPPDYIATVKPIARRQVALAGYRLADELVADLSN encoded by the coding sequence ATGAAGCGGCTTTTTCAGTCAATTCTTGTTTTTATTGGACTCGTGTTTATCACTTTACCGGCTGCGCTTGGCTGGAACAAAGCTACTCACATGGCGATTGGGGCTATGGCTTACCAAGAGCTGAATACCACTTCACCCCAACTGCTACCCAAGCTATTGACTATTCTTAAGCAACACCCGTACTTTCAGAACCGATGGGCTCCTCAAATGGCCGCGCTTAAACTGTCGCAACAGGAGCAGGATGAGTACCTGTTTATGCTAGCGGCTCGCTGGCCTGATGACGTGAAAGGAACAGATCCTTATCATGATCACTTCAGTTGGCATTTCATCAACTATGTTTATGCACCACAACAGGGTATTGCTCGTAGCGACAGTGCGTTACCAACCGGCGAAACGATCTTACAAGCCTACGCATTAAACAGACAGTTACTTAAAAGTAATGTGGCCGACAGTTCTAAAGCGATTGCTCTGTGCTGGCTCTTTCACCTCACTGGTGACGTTCATATGCCTTTGCATACATCAGCACTGGTTGGCACTCAATTTCCTCAGGGAGACAAAGGAGGCAACTTATTTAAAATAAAGCTTGCCTTGAGCAGCAACACCACCAATCTCCATTCCTTCTGGGACGGCATGCTGTTGAATTCGGATGATTATCACTCAGCCGATAGTTTAGCAACCCAGGAACGAGCAGCGTTTTCGCGAACTCAGTTGCCACAGTTGGGTAATCTGGACCTTATCGATTGGTCAAAGGAAAGCTTTCAATTGGCGCAAGACAATGTATATCGAAATAACACCTTGCAGGCTGGTTCCGAAACAGAAGGATCGGTGTTGCCACCAGACTACATAGCTACCGTCAAGCCCATTGCCCGGCGCCAGGTCGCTCTGGCAGGTTATCGGCTCGCAGACGAACTCGTAGCAGACCTATCAAACTAG